A genomic segment from Geitlerinema sp. PCC 7407 encodes:
- a CDS encoding iron uptake porin → MRFSLISPENRKRMSPALLLLALGFWGASLAPAQAADDFLKEDAASIEQPSEETGAIAVSELSDASSLTMAEPEAIASGDLSPLSDLDAASTGMTNVSDLAAVDEAAPSAGMSQVTSVSQLSDVQPTDWAFQALQSLVERYGCIAGYPDSTYRGNRAITRYEFAAGLNACLDRVNELIAAGTADLATQEDLATLQRLQEEFAAELATLRGRVDSLEARTAELEANQFSTTTKLYGQAIFGLQGRSENTSTFTPAGIEAFRFRQDDPGTEVNFLNNAQLSLYTQFSNRSILLTGLQAGNGGSAPRLTNDVILGYEGDTDNQFQLSDLNYRQLFGNRFALIVGPEGVNSVNVFRGANRVESAGQGPLSLFAQRNPVQNIGGGRGGIGFDWQITPRISFQGVYSASRPADNDDGGGIFGGDNSANTFGTQLTLAPTDTIDVALNYINSYSPTGQMGSNVGDDQIVAVDAEGRAPIKTHAYGATVSWRVSPKFTIGGWGGYTHTSLLGRTGDAETVNWMAFLNFPDLLGEGNLAGLYVGQPPKILNSSFGNPLQNIPFLESGDIEDRPGSTTHLEAFYRVRVSDNISITPGLIVVFNPRNNPDNDTITIGALRTTFSF, encoded by the coding sequence ATGAGGTTTTCTCTGATTAGCCCGGAGAATCGCAAGCGGATGTCTCCTGCCCTGCTGCTCTTGGCCCTAGGCTTCTGGGGTGCAAGCTTGGCGCCAGCGCAAGCAGCCGATGACTTTTTGAAAGAAGATGCAGCTAGCATCGAGCAACCTTCTGAGGAGACGGGGGCGATCGCCGTTTCGGAACTGTCCGACGCCTCATCCCTCACAATGGCTGAGCCTGAGGCGATCGCCTCGGGCGACCTCAGCCCCCTCTCCGACCTGGATGCCGCCTCAACCGGCATGACCAACGTGAGCGACCTAGCAGCGGTCGACGAAGCCGCTCCTAGCGCCGGTATGTCCCAGGTCACCTCCGTCTCCCAGCTCTCCGACGTCCAGCCCACCGACTGGGCCTTCCAGGCTCTCCAGTCCTTGGTGGAGCGCTACGGCTGCATCGCTGGCTATCCCGACAGCACCTACCGCGGTAACCGGGCCATCACCCGCTACGAGTTCGCTGCTGGCCTCAACGCCTGCCTCGATCGCGTCAACGAGCTGATTGCTGCTGGCACCGCCGACCTGGCAACCCAAGAAGATCTCGCCACCCTACAGCGTCTTCAAGAAGAATTCGCCGCAGAGCTGGCCACCCTGCGGGGCCGCGTCGACTCCCTGGAGGCTCGCACCGCTGAGCTAGAGGCGAACCAGTTCTCCACCACTACCAAGCTTTACGGTCAGGCGATCTTCGGTCTCCAGGGCCGCTCCGAAAACACCTCTACCTTCACCCCCGCCGGCATCGAAGCCTTCCGCTTCCGTCAAGATGACCCCGGCACCGAGGTCAACTTCCTCAACAACGCCCAGCTCAGCCTCTATACCCAGTTCTCCAACCGGAGCATCTTGCTGACCGGCTTGCAGGCCGGCAACGGCGGCAGTGCTCCCCGTCTGACCAACGACGTCATCCTGGGCTACGAAGGCGACACCGATAATCAGTTCCAGCTCAGCGACCTCAACTACCGTCAGCTGTTTGGCAACCGCTTTGCCCTGATCGTAGGACCGGAAGGCGTCAACTCCGTCAACGTTTTCCGGGGCGCCAACCGGGTTGAAAGCGCTGGCCAAGGCCCGCTGTCTCTCTTTGCTCAGCGCAACCCCGTTCAAAATATCGGCGGTGGCCGAGGCGGTATCGGCTTTGACTGGCAGATCACGCCGCGCATCAGCTTCCAGGGGGTTTACTCCGCGAGCCGCCCTGCTGATAACGATGACGGCGGCGGTATCTTCGGGGGAGACAACAGCGCCAATACCTTTGGTACGCAGCTGACCTTGGCACCGACCGATACGATTGACGTTGCCCTCAACTACATCAACTCCTACTCTCCGACGGGCCAGATGGGCAGCAACGTCGGCGATGACCAGATCGTTGCAGTGGATGCAGAGGGTCGCGCTCCCATCAAGACTCACGCCTACGGCGCGACGGTGTCCTGGCGAGTGTCGCCGAAGTTCACCATTGGTGGCTGGGGCGGCTACACCCACACCTCCCTGCTGGGCCGGACGGGGGATGCTGAAACCGTCAACTGGATGGCCTTCCTAAACTTCCCCGATCTGCTCGGTGAAGGAAACCTGGCCGGCCTGTACGTGGGCCAGCCTCCCAAGATCCTGAACAGCAGTTTTGGTAACCCTCTCCAAAACATTCCGTTCCTGGAAAGCGGCGATATCGAAGATCGCCCAGGCAGCACCACGCACCTTGAGGCCTTCTACCGCGTACGAGTTTCTGACAATATCTCGATTACGCCGGGCCTAATCGTTGTCTTCAATCCCCG